ATCTTGGACTTCATCAGCTTCGGGTCCTTCTCGACAATGCCGAGCGTTGTGCACTTGGCACAATGGCCCGCTTGTCGCGGTCGCAAAGGAGTGCCGGCGATGGAGCAAGTGATGCATTTACAGTTCCTGAAGGTATAGAAATAAGTAAGTAAATATTGCagtaatcaaaataatatttagctatccattgtaatttattttgtaatctaTTTTAGAGCCTTGCGTgtatcattcaatttttgttgtatcATAGTATTGCattaatttctgatttgtttaattcaattctattgaattataaattgaatgtttttctaattcattttgaattggatgataattttccacattttttttgtgcttttgagaacaaaaagtggacaatttttaacaaatcaatgttaactgcttagtaaacaaaattaaggcagatttaattacaaaacgaTGGGCCTTTCTTCTTTCAAAGAAATATTAGtttgaaatatttcgaaatttatgACATTCATCTAttcaattcattcatataagacaaaaaattccaaataattcattgaatccatttatgcagggctctaatccatttatacatatttgttgtattttccACCCGCTACTCACTCGTTATGGTGCTCGAGAAGCGAATTGCACTTCTTGCAGAGATCCTCGTGCACCAGCTTATTGGGCGGATCGTAGAAGCCGTCGGGCCACTTGAGCTTCGTGAAGGCCATGATGTTCTTCCAGGCCAGCTGGCGGTCCACGATGCGCTGGAAGTCGATGAACTCATCGTCGCTGATGTCCGGCAGCGAGAAGGAGGTGGCGTCCAGGACGACCTTGTCGAATATGTTGTACACATCCAGCAGGCCCATCCGGCGCTCGTGCTCCGTGGGCGACAAGTTGAACTTGTTTAGCTCGATCCAGATGTCCGTCCAGCGCCGCTCGATGGAGTGCATGTGCTCGTCGAAGAGCATGTACCGCTTGATTAGCGCCGTCGTCTGGGCCGATGGAGCGGCCTCCTTCAGCGACAGGATGCAGGCCAGCATGGTATCGCCCAGGGGCGTGAACACATGTTGCTGGAACAGACGTTGGCACAGGAGCACCCACGAGAGCTTGAACTTGCGCAGAAAGTCGTTCTCGAACGCAAACAGGCTGAGCGAGATCTTCTGCGAGATACAATTCAGATCGGAGTAGCCGTCCAGAATGTCTAAGTGGGAACAAAAAGAAGAGAGATTCATTAAATCAATGTGAAAGTactactattatttttattttaatacagtttaatattttcatttatacaaaattccttccccttaaaaaattaaaaaagaaatttttatgttaccattaaaaaaaaacaaatcgaattttggggtcTTTTTTGTTCTAATTTGTACCTCACACGCGGCtcctaaatattttagtaattactgtgatttttttagatttttatgtcaatcatttctgggtggaatttgctactgaccgttttttagaggtcggattttatattagtttagataAAGCAATCTTCAGACATTATTCAAATATCTATTTTAAACCCACAAAATTTTTCATATATCAAAATTATATTGCTCTTACATGTCAGCATCCTTTCTGCGGAAATCTTTTCGTTCTCCTGAATATTCTGGGCAATCTCGATCATGCCCTCGGAGAATGCCTTCACAATGCATTCCACATTATAGGCGAGTATTTGTAGCAGCAACATCGGATTGTTGGCCATTAAGCTAAAAAGGCAAAAGATATTGAAGTTAATGTTTTAATGCACAGAGAAAGTTTCCACTTACATGGCGCTGAATAGCACTAATATCATATTATCGGAGATCGCTGTGTCATCAATAAAATCAAGATATTCGGCATTCTTATCGTAGAGATAGCCGCTAGTAATCCAATAGATCTCCTTGTTGCACTCAAGCAGCTTCTCAAACTTATTGTAGGCAGCATCGTTTCTgtgaaatacaattttaaatatcattaaGATTCTAAGAGCTTTAAAGACAATCCTTACTTCAACATGGGGCTGTAGGCCTTGATCAAAACGTCCAGCAACATGACCACCATGTGCGCAGCCTTAAATTGATCCATCATGATGGCCATGATGGTTTCGCGGTATTCGAGACATTCCTTGCAGGAACAAAATGTGAAGAACTCCTCCTTCCGGTGTTTCACAAATATGAAGGCAAGATTCTGGAAAtatagctacaatggattagGAGTACGTTTCATGATGGAGCTCGTTTATTTCAGGCAAACGCACCGTAATTGCACGCAGCTGTCCGTCGGCGTCACGCAGCGGATTCTTTGGATCCTCGGAGAAGAGACGCATGTTCTCAATGGCCATCTGTAAAAAACACCAAattattaggtatttaaaaacaaaacaaatttgaaaataattagtttattAGACATTacgtttattattattacgaaGACAGGAATTACTGAAAAACGATCCAATAGGATTATTTTCTGTATGCTTTAGGAATATTTGTactgttttttttgggaagCCCAGAatagaatataaaataagatataccactttaaaatttagttaatttctatatccatataatatttatcattattGCGATCCAATAAGCTCATTTTCCTATTTACCTAAACCTCTATTATCGCCTTTCTGAACCcactaaataattattataattcaaCATTgatccaataaatataattaagcaGTTCTACAAAGTAAAACATACCTATATTCATACCTATAATCTatactttattatttatggaTATTTTATATGTGAAGAAGCCAAACTTTGTACACCTTATaactaattataatatttttttttttcctagaCCTATATAATACTCAATTAATACTATCTAATTCCCCCATTGGAATTATTTCTGATTAACCCACCAAGTAAGACCGCGTCTCGTCGTTGGGATCGCCGCCCTTGTGCTCGCACTCGTGGAGCAGCTTGTCGCTGACCTCCAGCTCGATGGCGTTGTCCTCCCGCTGGCTCCACTGCATCAGCGACACGACCTCCTTGTAGACCGTCTCCGCCTTGGGGGCGGGGGCATAGGGGTCGAAGGGGGGCAGGGCGAGGATCGTGTGCAGCGTGTTGATGATGTTGCCCTCGGGAAAGTTGAGCCGCTCCAGGAGATGGCATGGCGGTGAGCTGCTCCGCGCCGGCTTCGCCTGTTGGACACCAGCAGGCGGTGGCGACGGATTCAACTGGGAAGTGGAGCAGGATGTGGCTTCCGCATCCACATCAACGTCCggatccgcatccgcatccgcatccacgTCCATGGAGGACAGGGACATCACATGGCAGCAGGGAGGCGGCAGCGGCgtcgcctcctcctcctccgatgGCAGTTCGCCATTCACCAGCGGCTCCTCCGCATCCGTTTCTTTGGTGTGCGCCACCTGATCGGCCATTTCACGGGGGGGTTTCACGCGGAGCCCTGCCCAGCCCTGGCCAACTAACTCAATCCCCGGATCCGTATCCTTATCCGGATCACTTGTTAGTCTTTGGTGCTTCTGCTGGCCAAATCCGCGTATGCGCGACGCATTATTATATACGAAATCACAGATGTAGATGCACTTTCACTCGTTCACTGTATGCGCGcgcgtgtctgtgtgtgtgtgtgtgtgtgcgagtgtggggattggattggtttggtttttggaTTCGGAATCGAAATCGGTTTGGAAAAGAACGCAACGCGCTTCGCCCCTCGAAACGCGCCAAGTGCGCCTCTGCTGTTGCGCTTTTCACTGCCGTGCCATCCGATTTTCCGGGCTCCTCTTTGCGTTGCCTCGCTGCTCGTTTTCCGTTCCGTTTGCACCCACGATTGTTGTGATTTTCCgctttttgtgatttttcgcCTGCTCGTTGCAATTCGTTCGTTTTCTCGTTGCAATTGGAGCAGTGTGACCGTTGTGCCCCCGCGTCGGTACACCATAACGCATTGAAAAAACGCCGCGGTGCAAGGGTCATACTGCATTGCACTTGCTTTTAAgggaaatttgtttttcaataTGTTTTCCGGGCCTGTGGAGCTTTATTCACTATGAAAAGGGccacaatttttaaacatacaAAGAACGGTAAGATATTGAGCTGTTAGAAAATCGCGCGCCAAAAGCTGAGGGAAAATCCTGGATAACCATCGTTGCCAGACTGCCGCCCGAAAATAGCCGTTACTTACGATTTTAAACttgtataaattttatttaattaaattgattgtttattaaacattGTGTATTGAACATAACGTATATCTGCACAAAAAAGGTTGCTTATAAAGTTGTAACATTCCCACAAAAACTTCTTCAAAATAATCTGAATTAATGGAAGTATTGACTTGATCCTTTTGTACAACTTTAAACCTTTAAAGTACAAAAACCTTTCGAATTTCTTTGTGTGTCATCTAAACTATGTTCCACTAGCAACAATTATATATGATAAATTACCTCAAAACTGTGAAGTGCTAAatactatttaatatatttttaattgtatagAAATGAAATTTTACGCTTTAATGGTTTTTGTGCTAATCATTTCAGTATTCGTTTAACAACTCGGGCTTTAAGATGAATATtaagtttgtttttcttgtccaattttttttattcacctTTTTAGCCATTCAGGTACGTCTTTATGGAATAAAGGTACAACtacttaacaaaataataatgtaattGAAATTGTTGTTAATAAATGTAGATTGAATCACATTTTGAGTTTACAAATTTCATCTGCGAATCTTTCGATAAAACATTCGGCGAATTCGAATATTGCTTCCTGAAATCAGTGAACCGTACCTACAAATATATTTCCGGAAAATTTAAACCTCATCGACTtccaataaataaacttaGGGTGAGTGCGCTTGTAAAAGAACGTTAATCATAATCAAAATTTATCTAATTCATTAAGGTGAACTTTGCTTTGTGGAAACGATATAATGGATACAAGCCATTTATGTATAATATAACATTTGATGTCTGTTCATTCCTGAAAAATCGTAATTCAAACCccgtaataaaatttattcacgACTCACACTCGAACTACTCGAACATTAACCACTCATGTCCTCTCAATGTAAGTATGTGTATATGAACATTTTGCTATtaatcatattattttttaagcacGATGTTATTCTGGAAAAGCTTCCAATCGAAATTCTTAATCACCGACTAACTAAGGTTCTTCCTTTTCCGGAAGGCGATTACCTACTTCGAATGTACTGGCTTATTGGTAAGAATCGTACTGCCTTGGCCGAAATTTATGGAACACTCTCATAAATagttaaggtgtatttttctgaATAGCTTTTAAGTATAACTtttaacaaaaagaatataaatactaaaaatatttcatataatttaataaccttAATGTTGacctattataataataattatttttttataatattagaaATTTCTAAGAAATCGAACAGTAGTTAACTTTTTTTCAGAAATGAAATATTCACGTTTCTTCTAAAGAGTAACgatttaaatataagaaatataaaaattagtaaacTCTTTGAAAGGGTATACAAAAGTCGAACAAGTTTGAAGAACACATATCGCCCACTAATAATCGGCACTTTCCCTCGGTTCGTTGGCAACCCTACACGAATTTCGTAATTCGAAACGAACTGGTGCGATTTCAGCCGGCGAGCAGGAGAAAATGTCCGCAGCGGATCAGGACCCCGTGGAACTGATGCTAAAGAAGACCGGCTGCATAGAGCTCCACTACAAGGTGCAGGAGTGCATCGCCGAGACGGGCGACTGGAGGGCTTGCCAGGACAAGGTGAAGGAGTTCCGGGCGTGCATGCAGAAGTACGTGGAGCAGCAGAGCCAGAAGTATGCCCACGTCAAGTAGCATCCTGCAGAAGTTCCTCAGCAACGGTTTGGCCTTTGGCAAGTCCAGCAAACTGGCGCTGGTGGTCCGTGCCGACCTGAAGATGTCCAAGGGCAAGACGGCGGCCCAGTGCGCCCATGCGGCGGTCATGTGCTACCAGAGCTCAATGCAAGGAACCAAACTGCAAAACGTTATACTGCAGGAATGGTGCCGCCTTGGCCAACCGAAGATCGTTCTCCGCGTGGACAACTTTGAGCAGCTGAGCTCCCTGGAACGGCAGGCCCAGCAGGCCAACGTGGTGGCCGCCTTGGTGCGGGATGCTGGACGCACTCAACTGGAATCCGGAACGGCCACGGTGCTCGGATTGGGACCTGCCCCCGCCGAGGATCTGGACAAACTGGTGGCGCACTTGAAACTCTTGTGAACTCTTAGGTTTATGCAAATGTTACAAATAAAGTACAAGTAATTAACAACTGTTTATGAGGCGCTCTTCTTGCCCTTGGAAACGGTGGATATGGTAAGGGACACCGCCTGGCCGAACATCTCCACCAGGTCCGAGGTGACCCTCTCCGTGATCTGCCGCAGCTTTCCATTGGCCTCGCCGCAGATTAGACGCTCGATTCGCGTGGTGGGGCACTGAACTTGAACAGAGGTGTAGATCACATCTGCAAGGGGAATTAGAGATTAGAAGGGAGCTCGGTTTCTGAAATATATCCCTACGTTTCTCCACACTGTAGTACTCCAGCTCGCACTTGAGGTTGTAGGGAATCTCCTGCGGCAAGTAGTCCAGCAGGCGGGCCCGCACGCTCTCCACAATCTGAGCTTCGGGAGTCGTGTCCGTGCGGATGTCGGCTGGGTATTTCCAAACCCTCGGCTTGGCCTGGCTTAACAGGTAGTTCTGCAGCTCCGGCAGGCCATTGCCCGTCAGGGCGGACACAAGGAACACATCGctaaagtggctccaactcgTCTCCCTCTTGTTGAGCCTTAGCTCCTTGGTTTGGACATCCtggcctgctgctcctcctcgctTGCCCGCAGTAAGTGTGTCGTTGGTGAGCGTCTTGATCAGATCCAGCAGCAGGCGCTTCGACTTGAGGGCGTCTATCTTGTTGAGCACCAAAAAGCTGGGCAGGTTGCTATAGGCTTTTAGAGTGTCCAGCACAGTGGGATGCAGTTCCTTCCGCGTCCAGCCATTCGAGGCATCGTGGACCACGGCAATGATGTCGGCATGCTGAATGGCATGGCGATAGGCGCTCTTGAAGCTCTGGTCCAGGTGATGCCGCCGAATCTCGTGCTGGGTGACCAAGCCGGGCGTGTCGTAGAAGACCAACTGCGTCTGGCCGGTGGTGCAGATGGCCGTGCTCGACTGGCGGGTGGTGTGCACCTTGGCCGAGGTGGGACACACGCGGTGGTTGACCGTGTTGTTAATGAACGTGCTCTTGCCCACATTGGGCACTCCAATTACGGCGATATGCAGCGATCGCTGTTCCTCTCCGGGATTACCGGACTCCGCGGGCGGTGGTCGTGCGGTTGGAGCCAC
This portion of the Drosophila takahashii strain IR98-3 E-12201 chromosome 3R, DtakHiC1v2, whole genome shotgun sequence genome encodes:
- the LOC108062855 gene encoding cytochrome c oxidase assembly factor 4 homolog, mitochondrial, with protein sequence MSAADQDPVELMLKKTGCIELHYKVQECIAETGDWRACQDKVKEFRACMQKYVEQQSQKYAHVK
- the LOC108062854 gene encoding peptidyl-tRNA hydrolase 2, mitochondrial; the protein is MPTSSSILQKFLSNGLAFGKSSKLALVVRADLKMSKGKTAAQCAHAAVMCYQSSMQGTKLQNVILQEWCRLGQPKIVLRVDNFEQLSSLERQAQQANVVAALVRDAGRTQLESGTATVLGLGPAPAEDLDKLVAHLKLL
- the LOC108062853 gene encoding GTPase Era, mitochondrial; the encoded protein is MRYNLFASAIKLLNSSKNHNLLVVNVRSLTGAAQTNDAVAPTARPPPAESGNPGEEQRSLHIAVIGVPNVGKSTFINNTVNHRVCPTSAKVHTTRQSSTAICTTGQTQLVFYDTPGLVTQHEIRRHHLDQSFKSAYRHAIQHADIIAVVHDASNGWTRKELHPTVLDTLKAYSNLPSFLVLNKIDALKSKRLLLDLIKTLTNDTLTAGKRGGAAGQDVQTKELRLNKRETSWSHFSDVFLVSALTGNGLPELQNYLLSQAKPRVWKYPADIRTDTTPEAQIVESVRARLLDYLPQEIPYNLKCELEYYSVEKHVIYTSVQVQCPTTRIERLICGEANGKLRQITERVTSDLVEMFGQAVSLTISTVSKGKKSAS